The Burkholderia mayonis DNA window GATCCATCGGCGTCCCCGCCCGGCCGAGCCCCTCCATTCCGCCCAACCCCGCCTGAAGACCGTAGACGGGCCACAGCCGCCGTCCCCGGCGCTCGCCGCAAGCGCGCCATCCCGCCCCGGTTGCGCGATCTCGCCAGCCGCCGCGCGACGCGCGGGTATACTCGCGCTCACCGCCCAACGCCCACCTCGTATTCAGACACCGCTTTCATGGCAGAACCCACTCTCGGCGTCGCCCTTATCGCCCACAACGCCGCGGCCCGGCTGGCCGAATGCCTCGACGCGCTGTCGTTCGCCGACGACGTCGTCGTCGTCGACGTCGGCAGCACCGACGCGACCGTCGAGATCGCGAAAGCGCACGGCACGCGCGTGATCGTCGCGGCCGACTGGCCCGGATTCGGACCGCAGAAGAATCGCGCGGTCGCCGCGCTCGACACCGACTGGATCCTGTCGATCGATACCGACGAGGTCGTCACGCCCGAGCTCGCCGCATCGATCCAGACGGCGATGCGCGCGCCGCACGCGCAGGTCTACGCGCTCGACAGGCTGTCGAGCTTCTGCGGCCGCTGGGTGCGGCACGGCGGCTGGTATCCGGACTGGGTGCCTCGGCTTTTCAAGCGCGGCGCGGCGCGCTTTTCCGACGACCTCGTCCACGAGCGGCTCGTGTTCGACGGGCCGGCCGCGAAGCTCGACGGCAAGCTGCTCCACTATTCGTACGAAGACTTCGAGACCGTGCTGCGCAAGCTCGACGCGTATTCGAGCGCGGGCGCTGCGCAACGGCGCGCGGCAGGCAAGCGAGGCGGATTCGCGAAGGCGCTCGGCCGCGGTGCGTGGGCGTTCGTGCGAACCTATCTGCTGCGGCGGGGTTTCCTGGATGGACGGGCGGGCTTCATGATCGCCGTGTTCAATGCGGAGACGGTCTATTACCGCTTCCTGAAACTCGGGTATTCGCGGCCGGAACAAACACGCGACTGATGCGCTGCGGGGCGGCGCCGGCAACGTGAAGGACATCGAGGACGGCTATCGCGCCGCCGATTTCACGATCCTCGCGTCGAGATACGAGCCGTTCGGGCTCGTCGGCATCGAGTCGGTGATGTGCGGAACGCCCGCCATCCTGTCGTCGAATATCGGCTGCTGCGACGCGATCGCGCCGTCGGCGAAGCGCGTGTTCGCGCGAGGCGGCCGCCTGCGCAGCGCGGGCGCGCCGCTCACAGGAACCGCGCCGGCTCGGTCGCACAACACGCGTCCCGCAAGCGCGTCTTGCGTCT harbors:
- a CDS encoding glycosyltransferase family 2 protein, which produces MAEPTLGVALIAHNAAARLAECLDALSFADDVVVVDVGSTDATVEIAKAHGTRVIVAADWPGFGPQKNRAVAALDTDWILSIDTDEVVTPELAASIQTAMRAPHAQVYALDRLSSFCGRWVRHGGWYPDWVPRLFKRGAARFSDDLVHERLVFDGPAAKLDGKLLHYSYEDFETVLRKLDAYSSAGAAQRRAAGKRGGFAKALGRGAWAFVRTYLLRRGFLDGRAGFMIAVFNAETVYYRFLKLGYSRPEQTRD